One Eptesicus fuscus isolate TK198812 chromosome 13, DD_ASM_mEF_20220401, whole genome shotgun sequence genomic window, CCACTGGGGTCTCCAAGCACCAGGAGGCTGACCAGAGCTCTCCACTCCGGTTCTGGTCCTCTTTTAACAGAGCGTGAAACCgaaacagagaagttaagtgacggccccaaggtcacacagctagtgaacaggatcagccccaggcctggccagaggcctcgCTTTTACCCGCACCCTTTCCTCTGCAGGGCCTCCTCTCCGAGCCGTTTTCTGCCGGAGCCTAAGTGCCCTGCACTCTTCAAACACAGGCCGGACCTGGGGATACGGGTGGATGGAAAGACAGAAAGACCGGAACGAGCAGGACCCCCTGAGACAGCATGGGGACTTGGGGGAAATACCAGGCggccaggaagccaagctaaGACTAGGGGGCCAGAAGGAATGGGACGAGCGGACTGCAAAAATGtcaccccctcccactccctgctcaAACCCGCAGAGCCAGCTGATTTCATCTCCCCGACCTGCGAGCTTCCTGGCCCTCACGTGCCGCTGATCGAGGGGTGACAGCCACAGGACCTTCCTGAGTGGCGCCAGGGAACCACGCCTCCAGTCGTGCCCCCACATCACAGGTGCACACAGTTACCGGGCGACGCAGCAGGAAAATGCAGCCATGGGATCCTGAAATGAAAAAGACTTCAAAAAGCCCGCCTTTCCGCGCAAGCCCACtgtgcacccccccacccccccaccccccccacccccgcttagGAAAGCAGCCAAGCAGAGCCAGCCCCCACGTCAGCTCGGAGCGCTTCCTCTCCTCTGGGCCTCCTCCCTTGTGCTCAGGCACAAACTTAATAAAATCTCTCTGGAAATTTCTCTGGGGCTTCCTCTGAATTTTTGTCTTGGGGAACCCAAGAACCCCAAAGCCAGTAGCGCCCCTGGACCTGGGAGGGCTGTGTCCTTCCAGGCAGTGCCCGGTGCCGGCTGCGCTGGCGGCCCAGGCCTCCTAGATGCCCTGTGCTTGGCGGCGGCGTGGGGTGGCTCTCAGTGGGAGTGACGGTCTTCCTGGGGAGCTGGGGCCTGACAGAGCTGACCGGCTCAGCCTGGTTTTCTTGTCAGAGCTGCAAGGAGGGGAAGGTATTCCTCCCAGGGGCATGAAGCGTGTGGGGGGGAAGCCATCATGCCTAATGGCCAGCACCCCTTAGCCCCATCTGAGCTCACAGCTGCCTGGGACTGGGAgggcgcgggggaggggcgccAGAGTTGAGTTCTATCCCTGGTCCCCAGCTGGAGGAGCATCTGCCCAGCACTTAGCAGCTTCCAAAGAGCGTTCCTATAAATGGTGTCATTTCATCTCCACAGcaccctgggaggggagggagccttgttcccattttacagacgaagacaccaaggctcagagaggttcacgcacctgctctggcctggagcctgtACACCCTCCCCGTGTGCACACGCATCGCGGACCTGGGAGAATGGGAGACGCCCTGCCGTCCAGTGGGCCAGCCTCCTGGGCTCACACCCTCCGGCCCTCACGCTCAGGCCCCGGTGGGCTGTCCCCAGGACGGCGTGGCACTCTGCTGCAGCGCTCCAGGCGGCTGCCTTACCTACAGCCCGCTGgctccctgggcccagcctgtgGTCCAACTCTGTGGCCACCTGGGGCCTCCTGCTCTGGGGCCCAGATGCACAGGTTTCCCAGCCCAATTGGCCAGGCACCTGCCCGTGTCTAAGTCCCACCTCCAGTTCATGTATGTATCAGCATCTGTCTTCGGTGGggttttaagtatatatatatatgtgtgtgtgtgtatatatatatatatatatatatatatatatatatatatatatatatatacagcttTGTTTCTACATAAAATTCACCCCTATAAagtgtatattctgtagtttttggTATATTTggtgttgtgcagccatcaccactacCTGGTTCCATgttcatcatccccaaaagaaaccccagaCCCACTAGCAACAACTCCTCATTGTCTCTCCCCCACCTGTTGACAGCCACGAATCTATGTCTGTCGCTGtggatttgcttattctgaacgtttcgtataaatggaatcacacactaTGTGGTCTTCCGTGCTTAGCAGGTGCCAAACCTGGGTCTGGCTTGTGGAGAACAAAATGGAGAAGGAGCCATCATCAATGTCATCAGAGGAATCAcagctgggcgggggtggggggggggggaggagaggggcggaGGTAGATAGACACAAGTCTTCACTCACATACTTGTTACTATGTATCAGGCAATGTGTGGCTAGGACATCATGGGAGACACCGAAATAGGTAAGATCTGCCTCCTGGTGcctttgtgaatattaaatgataaAGAATCTTGCAGGTTCCTGATAGAGTCCTAATGGGCTCTTTTAATAAAGAGTACAAGATCTTCACTGGCAGTTCCCCTGTCTTTATGTCCATCTATACATCCATCTATCCAataatccatccatccaacaaccAAACATTTGACAAGCAATCTATCAGAACATCCACCTATCCACttatccacccattcatccaacTACCCACCCAATAAACCCATCTATCCATTCACCTTTTTACctatccacctatccatccatccttccatctacCAACCATTCAAACACCAATCTATCACAtgacccacccatccatccaaccacccaCGTATCCACCCAACCATCCACCTGTATGTCAACCACTGATCCGCCTGGCCATCCTGGACACGAGCTGGGACCTCAGCTTGGCTAAGTCAGGTTGGGCAAATCAAGGGCACCCATGTGAACGCCTTAAGGTGCTGTTCTTTGAACACAAGCCAGGAAGGACTTCCAAGCCAGGCTCTCTTCACCTGGACGCAAGGCGCTGCTCCTTGATGGAGAGCGCTTCTACCCACCACACCCTGTCGAGGGATAGCCCCCGCTGCTTTGGCTTATGTTTTGGAACACCCACTTCTCGCCACTTCTCGCCTTCTTAGGTGGTCGTTCGGACATGAAGTCATTTATCACATGTAGCATCCGTGATATTTTGAGCCCTGCCTGTGTATCAGGAACCGGCAAGGTCCTTTACCGTTTAACATTCACAAAGGCACCGTGAGGCAGATATTAGGTCAACCCCCGTTTTCcggagaaggaaactgaggctcagagaggtgagagaCCTTGCCTGGGCCCCACGCGAGTGCACGGGGGGAGGTGTGACCCGCGTGCACACCTACGACCTTGAAGAGGGAGCGAGGGATGCTTGCCGTGCTGCCGGGGAGGCAGTGCCCGCCTGGCCTCTGGGGAAGGGGTGGCCGGGGTGCAGAGGTGCTGAGGATGCTGAAGGCTGAGCCTTTAAATGATCGACACGAAGGGACACAATGAGCCCTTCCCGCCCTTGACCACCTGGCCAGCGTCACGCGCCTCTCAACGCTGGCCTTTCCTCAGGCCCTCGGACCCACTCAGGGCTGTGGCAACTGTTCTCTGCCTTTggggcccctgcccctccacGCGGCCACTCCCACGCTCCCTATGGTCTTGGCTCACACATCACGTCACTTCCACAGGCGCCCCCTCACAGACAGGTCCCCACTCGCCTCCTTCCCAGCATCCTCGGCTTGCTGAACTTGCTTCTCCCGCCCGGTGGAAGGTTCCGGGAGGCGGGGACTGGGGCCCAGCTCCGGGAAGGCATGCCGCAGGTGCTCCAGGAACATTTGCTAAAGATCCAGCCCCTCTGAGATGGTCCCCACCCCCGTGCCCCCCTGCCCTCTCCAGGGGctactgccccctcctccctgcgggCCGCCACCCAACTCCTCCTGCGGATCCCAGCCCCCGGAGCACGCCCAGCTCACTGCCGACCCCAAGCCCAGGCGAAACATGGGTGAGCAACGCCAAGAACGGGGCCCCATTCCCGAGTCTCCTCCGTGAAGCCTCCCAAGCACTTGGAGGCTTGGTCCGTGGGCCCCTTTCGGAGGGAGCTGTGCCTGCGAGCGGggcccctgggcagctgggtgtgCGTGTGGCCCCAGcagccagccgggtctgggtctcagccGGCCTCGATGCTGCAGAGCAACACATGAATGGACGGGCACGCGGGCCGCCAGAGGCCAGCCCAGCAGCTCAGGTGGCAGGCCTCTGGCAGGATCTGGTTCCCTCGGACaaaagctgggggcgggggggggggcggggggcaggtgaATAAATCATGAGGGGCCCGGAGCAGGGCCGGACAGGACAGCTGACCTCATTccgggagggaggagcaggcGCTGGGCGGTGAGTGGTCTGGGGACACAAGAGCACAAGAGGCAGgggggctgcctggtcacccccatcctGTTGGCTGGGAAGCAGGGGGGTGGAGGTCAGCTGTGGCTCAGCGGGAGGtgctggcaggaggggagggggggaagcgcagaggggccatgggaggggaggggtgtgtggagtAAGGCTGGGGGGACCTGTCTCTCCACAATCCAGGAGCcttgctgggagggggtggggcggtaGGAGAACAAAGGTGGACAGACAGAAAGAGCACTGTGAGGGGAgcccacacacagagggaggaGGACGGAGAGATGGGTCCGAGGTCCACGGACcatgtcagcaggggagggtggagagagggactgccggagagacagacagaccacCACGGAGCAGAGGGCggacaggggcctgggcaggagcccagGGCCCGCGCCGGGTCTGCACTGGCCGGTGGGCCCAGGTGtggtggggccagcaggaggctggagGGATGGGGGAAGGCGAGGATTGGAGCGAGGCGCTGTTGGAGAGGCCTGGGGAGCTAGGGGAGGTGGGCGATGGGACTCGGGGCAGCCCAGGCACAGAGATGCCTGCTGGTTGGCCCCccatggagggaggggcagggggagagaagcCGGGGCCCACAGCTGCCACTAAGCCCCCTCCCGCAGGACCGGGGAGACCGGAGTGGGGCGGTGCCCCTCGGCCAGCAAGAGGGGCCAAGCCCTCGTCTCCATGGCCCTTCCTCAGGGCCCAGAAGGTGACAGCCTCCCCACGGGGGACCCCAAGGCCTCTGAGGACACTGcggggcccagccaggcccccgCCAGCCCCGCAGTCACCAGGCGGCGGCTCCTCCTGCGGGAGCTCGAGGCCCAGGTGCAGGCGGCCTACGGGCAGGTAAAGTGAGCAGGGGTGTGGGCTTATCCCCAAATGCGGGGACGATGTGCGAACAGAGGGGATcctgtgccccaactggggccctgcaggacagaccCAGGCCGCACCGAGCGGGGAGGAAGCCCTGAAATGCGTGCTGACCCAGGAGTCCCTCGCTCAGCCGCTCACAGGGGGcctgcgcccctccccgccctgtcCTCACTGAGCCCTCCGGCAGGCCCTGGCCCCCAGAGCGGGCTCCCTCAGCTCCTCATCCAGCtgcgaggggcgggggggggggcctggtcCAGGGGTGCccagggcaggcgggcaggcaggtgctCTGAGGTGAGAGCCGGGGTCctggcaggaagaggcaggggcTCCCCAGGCCACCTTCCAGGACAGGCAGCGTGCGGAGGGTCTGCAGAGCTCACACCACCGGGTACCCATTCAGACGGGAGGGTGCCCCAGCCCGCCCTGCACAACAGGCGCCTGGCGTCCTCCTCCCAGGTCCAGGCCCTGCTTCTGAAGAAATCCAGTCTCTCCTGATGGGGAGAGattagggggagggggcaggggaaggggagggatgcCGAGAGGGGTGTCTGGAGGACCCTCAGGAGTGAGCGAGGGGAGGCTGAGCATCCAGGGGCCTTGGGGCCCTGGTGGCCCCCCTCACCAGCAAAGACACTCAGAGCTAATCCCGGATTAGGACCCGAGCCCCTGTGCCAGGGCTCCCCGCCTGCCCACCCGCCCCCAATCTTCCCCACAAAACCCTTGGAAAATCCCCTGCCAGGCTCCCAGACTcactgggagcagctggggctggCGGGAGCCCACGGCCTCCGAGAGGCCCAGCCCGCGGCCCCGGACTCCAGGCCTGGCATGGTTCCTGGGCCCATGGGAAACTGTGCCAAGCGGCCCCGACGCCGGGGACCTAAGGTAGGGGACGAAGGGGGCGAAGGGGGCGAAGCCTCGGCCAGGAGCCTGGGTTGGACCCCGGGAGGgtcaggtggtgggcagggccctGTGTGAGGCAGGGCAGGGCTTAGAGGTGGGCACGGCGGGAGGATGGAGGTTGGTTACCACTGGGCCTCCCCCCCGCCAAGCTCAgctggcccccagctgcccatccTGCTGGCCAACCCTGCTTCCTTCTGGGGGACCCAGAGCTTGAGCTCAAGGTCTCACTCTGCCACTGGCTTTCtgagtgaccttggccaagtcctTTGCCCTTCCCGAGCCTCAGTTTTGCCCAACTGGACAGTAAGAGGTGGACCCCTCAGCCTAGAGCGGCAATAGGTGAGGGCCCCTCTCTCCTGTGCCAGGTGCCAACGGCAGGAGAGGCTGGTGGGTAGGGGTACCGAGGAGCCACTGccccagctcatggctggctcTGCTGCAGGGCAGTTGGCTGTGGCCCGGCTTCCGCCCAGGGGGCTCCCCCCACAGCCCCAAGGAGCCGGGGGGCCCCAGACGGGGCGTCCAGGGCTACTCGGTGCTCAGCAGCCTGGTGGGGCCTGCCTGCATCTTCCTGCGGCCCAGCATCGCGGCCACCCAGCTTGTATGTACAGCCGCCCACCGCCTGCCGCTGCCCTCTTCCCTCGCTGTGCCTCTCCCTGAGTAGGGGGAGAGGATTGAGCGGGGAGGTCGGAGCAAAGGCACACagactcggggggcgggggggagagaccCAGTGAAACGTCAGAGAGCCACCCAGGGGAtgggcagggaggtggcagggTCCCTAGGAAACAGATGGTGACATTGAGGCCACCAAGCTTGGGATCTGCCCAAACCAGACCCCCCTTTGGCCAATGGGCTCCGTGCCCTAGAAgagggtggcagggggtggggaggccctgGGGGAAGCCTGGCAGGGTCAGAGGAGGGGAACCCAAGACCCCAGGGCCGTCAGCAGGAATGGGGGGAGGAGTCAGGCCTGAGCAGTGTCAGACAGGCCCTGTGCCTGGGTGTTGTGGGGGCTGATTGGAGAGCCCCAAAGAACAAGAAACAAAAGGTCCAGGGAATTCCTAACCCCTCTGTGCCCCTCAGGACCGGGAGCTGCGGCCGGAGGAGATTGAAGGTAAAGCGTTTGAAAAGACCTAGAGTTTCCGGAGGGGTGGACGTGGGGGGTGCACACggagcggggggggagggggggggggggcctcagcagGCTCCAGGAGGAACTAGGAGCCGGAGGAGGCTGCAGGGGACCTATGCGAGGAGCCGGGGATTGCCTGAGCAGGGATGAGTCCACAAACCCCCCAGCTGTCAGTTGCCTGCTCTCACTTGCCAGGTGGGTCTCGGGTCCCTTTTACATTTGCTCAGCGAGCACTTCCTGGCCACCCACCTGGCCTGTGCTGAGCACTGGGAAGCATGGCCAGCCACACAGACGTGGCCTGGTCCTCTGGAGACCGACGTCCATCAGTCAGCAAGTACAGTGGTGCTCAGTGCGTCCAGCACAGGACCGATGGGCGGCAGGGCTCTGGGTTTAGAGGCAAGGCGTCCTTGAGTACATGACGTGAGGgccaaaggggagggggggtgttccagactgtgagctcctccctccctcccttccttccttccttccttccttccttccttccttccttccttccttccttttcctttcttcattgtCATATTCCCACTACCTAGAGCAGAGCTtggcacatagcagatgctcCTAAATATTTGCTGCAAGAATGAATTATAGGAatagcacgtgcaaaggccctgaggcagcaaAGAGAAACATGTTTAGAAGGAGGAAATGATTAGCCCAAGGAGAGAAGGGTGAGTTGATCCAAGCTGGGATCCAGGGGGACACTGGAGAAGGACTGACCCTGCCATACCTGGCAGAGCTGCAGGTCGCcttccaggagtttgaccgaGACCGGGACGGCTACATCGGCTATCGGGAGCTGGGCGCCTGCATGCGGACGCTGGGCTACATGCCCACGGAGATGGAGCTCATCGAGATTTCACAGCAGATCAGTATGTGCCTTagacccaccccatccccacttcTCCAtagaccagggccagggcagctgggcagcccagGCATGGAGATGCCTCCTGGCTGGCCCCAGAGCCCAGACCTCGGCCGTTCTCAAGGCAAGGACTCTGCCTCCAGAGAATCTCACCATCCCTATGAGGTGGGCAGGGCAAGGACCACTATACccattttttagatgaggaaattgagtctcTGAAAGGTTAAgcgacttgcctaaggtcacgcAGCCAGGTCATTGGAGCCAGGGCTTGAACCCAACCGAACTCTTCAGGAAAATTAAGGAAAGTCATCAAAAAACACAGATGGCCCAGCCTGTGGGGCCCGGAGGGAGAAGGGCACAGTTAGTGGGCCCAGGCCCGAGGggagggcagcgggcagaggagggccagggctgggccgggATCTCTGATGAGCACGGCCCCCAGGTGGCGGGAAGGTGGACTTTGAAGACTTTGTGGAGCTGATGGGCCCCAAGCTGCTGGCGGAGACAGCAGACATGATTGGCGTCCGGGAGCTGCGGGATGCCTTCCGAGAGGTGTGGCCCCGGGgctggagggcgggcgggcggggggcggggcctgtgtgtgtgtgtgtgtgtgtgtgtgtgtgtgtgtgtgtgcgcgctatgagtgaggggctgagagaATGGATGGTTCCTCGGTGACCCAACGCCATGACCCACGCCGCCACAGTTTGACACCAACAGGGATGGCTGCATCAGCCTGGGCGAGCTCCGGGCGGCCCTCAAGGTCCTGCTGGGGGAGCGCCTCACCCAGCGGGAGGTGGACGAGATCCTCCAGGACATTGACCTCAACGGGGACGGCCTGATCGACTTCGAAGGTACCGCCTGCCACCACACCCTGGGAGGCTCCTGACAGATAAAGAACAATACGGCAGAGCTTTGGCtgcgtgccaggccctgtgctaagccCGAGTCCGCTCCCTGTAAATCATCACCAGCACCAGGAGGAAGGAGCTTTATCTCCGAACGGGAGAAGCCAGTCAGTCAGGTCTTAGGAAAGGGTCAGTGCTCGGCCAAAGGAGGTAGATGAAGCCACGATCTGACCCAGGCAGCCCGATCCAGACCCCGCTCCTCCTCTGCACTGCGCTCCCCCTGAGGGAGCACACGGATGACATCATCACAGGAGGCTGCAGGAAGCCAGTGTGTTGCCCCAGAGTTGCTCCTGAGCTTCCTAGCAgccaaagcaaagagaaaatagtTGATTACAAGATGTTTTTCTGTCAACGAGACAAAGCCCCTCTCCTGGCCTAGAGACAGACCTATTACCTGTCAGATCCAGGAGACTCACTTGACCACACGCCCTCACACCTCAAGGCCAGCATATTGGCCCCGCCCCTCGTGGGGTCCACAGAGAAGACCCGAAACCGTGGCTTTGTCCCGGCAGAGTTTGTGCGAATGATGTCTCGCTGAGCCTGCACAGAAGCTGGAGGCAGCGGAGGACGTGAGACCACAGCCACTGCCCACGAGTGTGTTCCTGG contains:
- the CABP2 gene encoding calcium-binding protein 2, giving the protein MALPQGPEGDSLPTGDPKASEDTAGPSQAPASPAVTRRRLLLRELEAQVQAAYGQDRELRPEEIEELQVAFQEFDRDRDGYIGYRELGACMRTLGYMPTEMELIEISQQISGGKVDFEDFVELMGPKLLAETADMIGVRELRDAFREFDTNRDGCISLGELRAALKVLLGERLTQREVDEILQDIDLNGDGLIDFEEFVRMMSR